Genomic DNA from Amycolatopsis alba DSM 44262:
CGATCGGTCGCAGCCCGACGGCGCGCCCACGGGCCGTCCGGTGCCCGGCGAAGCCGTATAGGAATCACCCAGAGCCACATACCGGCCCGCGCCATCCGAAGTGGTGACCCCCGCCGGTGTCACCGACGTCCCTCGCTCCCACAGGTGGTAAGCGATCCCCAGGACGGACAGCACGATCACCAGGAAGAGGCAGCCGCCGCCAGTTCTCCGCTGCGTCACCCGTTCGTTGTACTCGACCAGGGTCACGTTTGTCATCGGTCCGACCGTCGGTGAACTACGCGTGAACGGGTGATCACCTGTTGCCTGAGACGTGGATCACGTTCAGGGTGAGGCGCGTACCTGGCCCCGAGGAAAGGCGAACGACGTGAGCCTGAACTTGAACAAGCTGGTCGACAAGGCATGGGAGGACAAGGGCATCAACGAGCTGCTGGACGCGCCGCCGTCCGCGCTCGAGGGGCTGACCAAGAAGCACGACGAACTCCTCGCGGAACTCAAGATCAAGACCATCCGGGACCTCGGCAACTGGAAGTACGCCGCGAAGGCCCACGCGCTCATCCAGCTCGCCGACGGCGAATCCTGACCGCTGAAGGCCCCTTCACTGCCGGGGAGGGGCCTTCAGTCCGGGACGAGACCGCGCAGCTCAGCGGCGATTTCCAGGGCATGACCGACGTTCCGCGCGAGGTAATGCGGATCGACGAAGGCCTCGGTGATCCCGACTTCGGCGGCCGACTCCAGCTGCGCCGCGACGTCCTTGAGATCCGTGCCTGGCTTCGGATTGATCCGCAGCACGCGCCGCAGCGCGCCGGGATCGCGGCCCGCCTTCTCAGCCGCGCTCGTCACGGTCTCCCAGAGCTTCCCCAGATACGGCGCGGGCAGTCCCGCGGGCAGCCAGCCGTCCGCCCGGCGGCCGACGCGTTCCAGCGCGGTCGCCGACCGCCCGCCCAGCAACACCGGCGGATGCGGGCGCTGCGCCGGTCGCAGCCCCACCTTCGACGCCGGGATCCGCCAGCGTTCGCCTTCGTGCTCGACCGGGTCGCCGGTCCAGAACTTCCGAAGGACGTCGAGAAGCTCCTCCAACTGCTCGCCGCGCCCCGGCCAGGGGGTGCCCGTCGCGGTGTACTCGTCGCGAAGCCAGCCGGTGCCCAGCCCGACGTCCAGACGGCCCCCGCTCACCTGATCCAGTGAAGTGAGCATCCGTGCGAGCACCACGGCCGGATACACCGTCCCGGTGAGCGTGCTGGTGCCGAGCCGGACCTTCCTCGTGACGCTCGCGGCCACCGTCAACAGGATCAGCGGATCACCGAAGGTGACGAATTCGGGCGGATACGGCCGTTCCGGGGTGCCGCCGGGGTAGAAATCCGACGGTGAGACCGGCGCCAGCACCCGATCGCCGACCCACAGGGACTCGTACCCGAGTTCCTCCGCCGCCGTGGCGAAACCGGTGACGGCTTCCATCGACGCGAGGGGACCGTACTGCGGAAGAGCGATCCCCAGGCGCATCACGGTCATCGTGCTTCCGCGAGCAGGCCGCCCATCCTGGTGATCCCTTCGGCGAGATCGTTTTCGCCCAGCGCATAGGAAATCCGGAAATACCCCGGCGTCCCGAACGCCTCGCCCGGCACCACGGCGACTTCGGCCGCGCGCAGGATCAGATCGGCCAGCGCCACCGTGTCGGCCGGTCGCTCGCCACGGATCTCCTTGCCCAGCAAGGCTTTGACCGACGGGTAGAGGTAGAAAGCGCCGAGTGGCACCGGAGTCTCCACGCCAGGGATCTCGGAAAGCAGGGAGAGCGCCGTCTTGCGCCGTGAATCGAACGCCGCACGCATCGCGTGGACGGCGTCGAGCGGACCGCTCACCGCCGCCAGCGCGGCCCGCTGCGCGACGTTCGAAACGTTGCCGCACAAATGCGACTGGTACGCCGTCGCCGCCTTGACCACGTCCTGCGGGCCGAGCAGCCAGCCCACCCGCCAGCCGGTCATCGAATACGTTTTCGCGACCCCGTTGAGGACGATCGTCCGGTCGGCCAGTTCCGGGACCAGGACGGGCATCGAGGGCGCTTCGGCACCGTCGTAGACCAGGTGCTCGTAGATCTCGTCGGTGATGACCCAGAGGCCGTTCTCGTACGCCCAGCGCCCGATCGCCTCGACCTGCTCACGCGGGTACACCGCGCCCGTCGGGTTCGACGGCGACACGAACAGCAGCACCTTCGTGCGCGGCGTCCTGGCGGCTTCGAGCTGCTCGACGGTGACCAGGTAACCCGTCGTCTCGTCGGCCGTGACCTGCACTCCGACCCCGCCGGCGAGGGCGATCGACTCCGGGTAGGTCGTCCAGTACGGCGCGGGCAGCAGCACCTCGTCGCCGGGATCGAGCAACGTCGCGAACGCCGAGTAGACCGCCTGCTTGCCGCCGTTGGTCACCAGGACGCGGCCGGGGTCGACCTCGAATCCGGAGTCGCGGGCG
This window encodes:
- a CDS encoding TIGR03619 family F420-dependent LLM class oxidoreductase; translated protein: MTVMRLGIALPQYGPLASMEAVTGFATAAEELGYESLWVGDRVLAPVSPSDFYPGGTPERPYPPEFVTFGDPLILLTVAASVTRKVRLGTSTLTGTVYPAVVLARMLTSLDQVSGGRLDVGLGTGWLRDEYTATGTPWPGRGEQLEELLDVLRKFWTGDPVEHEGERWRIPASKVGLRPAQRPHPPVLLGGRSATALERVGRRADGWLPAGLPAPYLGKLWETVTSAAEKAGRDPGALRRVLRINPKPGTDLKDVAAQLESAAEVGITEAFVDPHYLARNVGHALEIAAELRGLVPD
- a CDS encoding pyridoxal phosphate-dependent aminotransferase, which encodes MSAPAPSSSAASRVSARIGAITPSATLAVDAKARELKAQGRPVIGFGAGQPDFPTPANVLEAAEAAVRDKVNHGYTAAGGLPELREAIAAKTARDSGFEVDPGRVLVTNGGKQAVYSAFATLLDPGDEVLLPAPYWTTYPESIALAGGVGVQVTADETTGYLVTVEQLEAARTPRTKVLLFVSPSNPTGAVYPREQVEAIGRWAYENGLWVITDEIYEHLVYDGAEAPSMPVLVPELADRTIVLNGVAKTYSMTGWRVGWLLGPQDVVKAATAYQSHLCGNVSNVAQRAALAAVSGPLDAVHAMRAAFDSRRKTALSLLSEIPGVETPVPLGAFYLYPSVKALLGKEIRGERPADTVALADLILRAAEVAVVPGEAFGTPGYFRISYALGENDLAEGITRMGGLLAEAR